One part of the Synergistaceae bacterium genome encodes these proteins:
- a CDS encoding amidohydrolase produces MDLVKYLDENRASILRTLDELHDMPEASEKEFNTSACLAQHLKECGYTVKTGVGGTTGVIGVLDSGKPGPVVGIRADMDALLYEVDGKTVASHTCGHDANSTEVLWAAKAISACGKPQKGRFMAIFQPAEEVASGALALLKSGELEGLEYLFGTHLRAIEELPMGKITPSLRHSASGFMFAEITGKGAHGARPHLGVNAAEAAAAALFAINSVHVTPLVPHSAKVTRIRCGSDSLNIIPDRAEIAVDMRAQTNPVMADLRAKVEAAITGGAASVGAKAVCHWKTGCPAAQDSDEVVEIARRAIVSVLGEEGLAPCMETPGGEDFHYYAQGIPNLKTTVIGVGADLTPGLHLRGMTFNHEAVICAAKVLALMVHSLVA; encoded by the coding sequence ATGGATTTGGTGAAATATCTCGACGAGAATCGCGCATCAATTTTGCGGACTCTCGACGAACTGCATGACATGCCCGAGGCCAGCGAAAAGGAGTTCAACACATCCGCCTGCCTCGCGCAGCACCTGAAGGAATGCGGCTACACCGTCAAAACCGGCGTCGGAGGCACAACGGGAGTTATCGGTGTTCTGGACAGCGGGAAACCCGGTCCGGTGGTCGGCATTCGAGCCGACATGGACGCCCTGCTTTACGAGGTGGACGGAAAAACCGTCGCCTCCCATACCTGCGGACACGATGCAAACAGCACCGAAGTTCTGTGGGCCGCAAAAGCCATCTCCGCATGCGGCAAACCTCAAAAGGGTCGTTTCATGGCGATTTTTCAGCCTGCCGAGGAAGTGGCCAGCGGCGCTCTGGCTCTTCTGAAAAGCGGTGAGCTGGAGGGACTGGAGTATCTTTTCGGTACCCACCTGCGCGCAATTGAGGAACTTCCCATGGGAAAAATCACACCTTCTCTGCGACATTCCGCCTCCGGGTTCATGTTTGCGGAGATAACCGGCAAAGGCGCTCACGGCGCACGTCCTCATCTGGGGGTCAATGCCGCGGAGGCCGCCGCGGCGGCTCTATTCGCGATCAACAGCGTTCACGTGACCCCGCTCGTCCCCCACTCCGCGAAGGTGACCCGAATACGCTGCGGCAGCGATTCTCTCAACATCATCCCCGACAGGGCCGAAATCGCCGTGGATATGAGAGCTCAGACTAACCCGGTTATGGCTGATCTTCGCGCAAAAGTCGAGGCCGCCATCACGGGCGGAGCCGCCTCCGTCGGCGCGAAGGCCGTTTGCCACTGGAAAACCGGCTGCCCCGCCGCTCAGGACAGCGATGAAGTGGTCGAAATCGCGCGCCGCGCCATCGTATCCGTGTTGGGGGAAGAAGGGCTGGCGCCCTGCATGGAAACCCCGGGAGGCGAAGATTTCCATTATTACGCTCAGGGCATTCCCAACCTGAAAACCACCGTCATCGGTGTAGGGGCCGACCTGACTCCCGGCCTGCATCTCAGGGGCATGACCTTCAATCACGAAGCCGTCATCTGCGCCGCCAAGGTTCTGGCGCTGATGGTTCACAGTCTGGTTGCCTGA